CGCTCCGCGGATCAGGCCTCAACAGGCCTTTTCAGGCCTCACATGGTCTCCCTGCGGAGCCTGAACCAGTAGAACCCGTGGCCCCCGAGGGTCAGCAGGTACGGCAGCTCGCCGATCGCCGGGAAGCGGACCCCGCCGAACAGCTCCACCGGGTGCCGTCCCTCGAAGGCGCTCAGATCCAGCTCCGTGGGCTGCGCGAAGCGCGAGAAGTTGTTGACGCACAGCACCAGGTCGTCCTCGTACTCCCGCAGGAACGCCAGCACGGCGGGGTTCGTCGACGGCAGCTCGGTGTACGAGCCGAGCCCGAAGGCGGGGTTCTGCTTGCGGATCTCGATCATGCGGCGGGTCCAGTGCAGCAGCGACGACGGCGAGGCCATGGACGCCTCGACGCTCGTGACCTGGTAGCCGTAGACCGGGTCCATGATCGTGGGCAGGAACAGCCGCCCCGGATCACACGAGGAGAACCCCGCGTTGCGGTCGGGCGTCCACTGCATCGGCGTGCGCACCGCGTCGCGGTCGCCGAGCCAGATGTTGTCGCCCATGCCGATCTCGTCGCCGTAGTACAGGATCGGCGAGCCCGGCAGCGACAGCAGCAGGGCCGTGAACAGCTCGATCTGGTTGCGGTCGTTGTCCAGCAGGGGGGCGAGCCGCCTGCGGATGCCGATGTTGGCACGCATGCGGGGGTCTTTGGCGTACTCGGCCCACATGTAGTCGCGCTCTTCGTCGGTGACCATCTCGAGCGTCAGCTCGTCGTGGTTGCGCAGGAAGATGCCCCACTGGCAGCCGGACGGGATGGCCGGGGTCTTGGCGAGGATCTCGGAGACCGGGTAGCGGGACTCCCTGCGGACCGCCATGAAGATCCGCGGCATGACCGGGAAGTGGAACGCCATGTGGCACTCGTCGCCGCCGGCGGCGTAGTCGCCGAAGTAGTCGACGACGTCCTCCGGCCACTGGTTGGCCTCCGCCAGCACCACCGTGTCCGGGTACTGCGCGTCGATCTCCTTGCGCACCCGCTTCAGGAAGTCGTGCGTCTCCGGGAGGTTCTCGCAGTTCGTGCCCTCCTGCTGGTACAGGTACGGCACCGCGTCCAGCCGGAACCCGTCGATGCCCAGGTCCAGCCAGAACTTCAGCGCGGAGATCATCTCCTCCTGCACGGCCGGGTTCTCGTAGTTGAGGTCCGGCTGGTGGGAGAAGAAGCGATGCCAGTAGTACTGCTTGCGGACCGGGTCGTAGGTCCAGTTGGAGGCCTCGGTGTCGACGAAGATGATCCGCGCGTCCTGGAACTGCTTGTCGTCGTCGGCCCACACGTAGTAGTCGCCGTAGGGCCCGTCGGGGTCTTTGCGCGACTCCTGGAACCACGGGTGCTGGTCGCTGGTGTGGTTCATGACGAAGTCGATGATCACGCGCATGCCGCGCTGGTGGGCGGCGTCGACGAACTCCACGAAGTCGGCCAGGTCGCCGAACTCCGGCAGCACGGCCGTGTAGTCGGAGACGTCGTAGCCGCCGTCGCGCAGCGGGGACTTGAAGAACGGTGGCAGCCACAGACAGTCGACGCCGAGCCACTGGAGGTAGTCGAGCTTGGACGTGAGGCCCTTGAGGTCGCCGACGCCGTCGCCGTTGCTGTCCTGGAACGAGCGGACGAGCACCTCGTAGAAGACGGCGCGTTTGAACCAGTCGGGATCCCTGTCCCGCGCGGGAGTGTCCTCGAAGGTGTCCGGAACGGGTTCGTTGACGATCATGTTGTGGGTGACCCTCCGATCTCCGGGGTGGACGGTCGCAGGACCGAGAAGACGTGCGCGGGCCTGTGGCCCGGTTCGAGGCGCACATAGTTGGCCCTGCCCCAGTGGTAGGTCTCGCCGGTGAGCTCGTCGCGCACCGGCACCGACTCGTGCCAGTCCAGGCCGAGTTGCGGCATGTCCAACGAGACCGTGGCCTCCTGGGTGTGGTGGGGGTCGAGGTTGGCGACCACCAGAACCGTGTTCGAACCCTTCCGCTTCGAGTAGGCGATCACCGCTTCCTGGTCGGCGTTGTGGAAATGGATGTCACGCAGTTGCTGGAGGGCCGGGTTCTGCCGCCGGATGGTGTTGAGCCGGGTCAGCAGCGGGGTGAGGGTGCGGCCCTCGCGTTCGGCGGTGGTCCAGTCGCGGTGCCTGAGCTGGTACTTCTCCGAGTCCAGGTACTCCTCGCCGCCTTCTTTCAGCGGGGTGTTCTCACACAGCTCGTAGCCGGAGTAGATGCCCCAGGTGGGCGAGAGGGTCGCCGCGAGCACGGCCCGGACCTCGAAGGCGGGCCGGCCGCCGTGCTGGAGGTAGGCGTGCAGGATGTCGGGGGTGTTGGCGAAGAAGTTCGGCCGCATGTAGGACGCGGCCTCACCGGAGAGTTCGGTGAGGTACTCGGTCAGCTCCTGCTTGGTGTTGCGCCAGGTGAAGTACGTGTACGACTGCTGGAAACCGATCTGGGCCAGGGTGTGCATCATCGCCGGCCGCGTGAACGCCTCGGCCAGGAAGATCACATCGGGGTCGGTGCGGTTGACCTCCCCGATGACCCGCTCCCAGAAGACGACCGGCTTGGTGTGCGGGTTGTCCACCCGGAAGATCCGCACCCCCACGTCCATCCAGTGCCGCAGCACCCGCACCGTCTCGGCGATCAGGCCGTCCATGTCGGTGTCGAAGGCGATGGGGTAGATGTCCTGGTACTTCTTCGGCGGGTTCTCCGCATAGGCGATGGTGCCGTCCGGGCGGTGGTGGAACCACTCCGGGTGCTTGTGCACCCAGGGGTGGTCCGGGGAGCACTGCAACGCGAAGTCCAGGGCCACTTCCATGCCCAGCTGACGTGCCCGCTGAACGAACCAGGCGAAGTCCTCCAGCGTGCCCAGATCCGGGTGGACGGCGTCGTGGCCGCCCTCGGGCGAGCCGATCGCCCAGGGCACGCCGACGTCGTCCGGGCCGGGGGAGAGGGTGTTGTTCTTGCCCTTGCGGAAGGTGGTGCCGATGGGGTGGATCGGCGGCAGGTAGACCACGTCGAAGCCCATCGCGGCGATCGCCGGCAGCCGTCGCGCGGCGGTGCGGAACGTGCCGTGGGGCTGCTGCGCGGTGCCCTCCGAACGCGGGAAGAACTCGTACCAGGAGCCGTACAGGGCCCGCTCCCGCTCCACCAGCAGGGGCAGCGGCTCGCTGCTGGTGACCAGATCCCGCAGCGGATGCCGGTCCAGGACCTCGTCCACCTCCGGCGTCAGCGCCGCCGCCAGACGAGCCGCCGCGGGGCGGCCCTCGTCCCGCAGGGCGTCGACGGCGGTGAGGATCACGTCGCGCAGTCCCTCCTCCTCGGGCACACCGGCGGCCGCCCGCTCGTACAGACGCGCGCCCTCCTCCAGGACGACGTCCGTGTCCATGCCCGCCGGGATCTTGATCTCGGCGTGGTGGCGCCAGGTACCGACCGGGTCCCCCCATGCCTCGACGGTGAACGTCCACAGGCCGGGTTCCCCGGCGGTGACCGTGGCGCCCCATCGGTCCGTCCCCGGGGCCAGCTCCCGCAGGGGCGTCCACGGGCCGGGCCGGCCCTCGGGGTCCTTCAGGACGACATTGGCGGCCACCGCGTCGTGCCCCTCCCGGAACACGGTCGCCGAGATATCGAAGGTCTCGCCGGTGACGGCCTTCGCCGGCCGCCGTCCGTGCTGGACCACCGGGCGGACGTCCAGCACGGGTATGCGCCCGACGGCGGTCGTGGCGATCACGGGTGGTGGTGGCGGGGCCGGCGGACCGGCCTCGGCCGGGCGCGCGGGGCGTGCTTCGCCGCCGGGTGCGCGCGCCCCGGTGGTGCGGCGGTTGGGGGGTGCTGGCGAATGGTGCTTGGCGGGCATGACCGCTCCTGTCCGCGTCAACGTGGGTAGGCGGATGTCTGTGGGGAGGTGGGTCCTGCGTGGTGCTCCTGAGAGGGGTACCCGCAGGAGCCTTCCCACCCTATTCGGGTGGGCAATCCGGCACTTTGTTAACTACTCACGCGTATGTCGACACACAAGACCGGCCTCGTCCGCGACGGACGAGGCCGGCCCCCTGGCGTGGCTGCTCCTTCGCCCTACCCGCGCGGCACCCGCAGTAATTTGTCCGGCGAACCTGTGCCCCGGCCGGAGACCTTCCCGGTCGCCGCTCCGGCGGTCAAAGCCCTCCCGACCTGGGCCGGAGTCGATTTCGGATGATCATCCAGATAGAGCGCGGCCGCGCCCGCGGCGTGCGGAGCCGCCATCGAGGTACCCGAATAGATGGCCCGCGCGGTGTCGCTCGCGGCGGAGGCCGAGGTGATGCCGACGCCCGGGGCGAACAGATCGAGCGCCGGACCGTGGTTGGAGAAGGCCGGTTTTGCATCCTTGCGGTCGGTCGCGCCGACCGTGACGGCCTGCTTGACGCTCCCCGGGGAGTACAGGCCGGCCGGCCTGCCGTCGTTGCCCGCGGCGACCGTGTAGGTGACGCCGGAGGCGATGGACGCCCGCACGGCGGCGTCCAGGCGGTCGTTGCGCGGGCCGCCCAGGCTGAGGTTGGCGACCGCGGGCTTCTTCGCGTGCCGGGTCACCCAGTCGATCCCGGCGATCACCCGGGCCGTGGTGCCCCCGCCCGCGGCGTCGAGGACACGCACCGAGACGATCCGGGCCTTCTTGGCGACGCCGTGGGACGTCCCCGCCGCCGTGCCGGCGACGTGTGTGCCGTGGCCGTTGGCGTCCGCGGCGACCCTGTCGTCCCCGACGAAGTCCCAGCCGTGACCCGCCCGGCCGCCGAAGTCCTCGTGGGTGGTCCGGACGCCGGTGTCGATCACGTACACCGTCACCCCCGCGCCGGCCGACCGGGGCCAGGTGTAGCTCCGGTCCAGCGGCGGCTTCGGCTGGTCCACGCGGTCCAGCCCCCAGGACGGCGGGTTCTCCTGGGTGCCGTCGAGCCGCACGCGCGTGTCCTGGACGACCGAGGCGACCCGCGGGTCGGCGGCCAGCCGCCCGGCCCGTCTCTCGTCCGCCCGGACCGCGTAGCCGTTCAGGACCGTGCCGTAGGTGTGGCTGATCTCCACCCCGTACGCTCCGGCGAGGCCCTGTCCGGCCGCCGACCGGGCCTCCGTGCCCTCCTTCAGCGTCACCAGGTAACTTCCGTGCACGGAGCCGGGTGATCCGGCGCCGAGTATCCGCCCCTCCGGTACGGCGTGCGCGGGCAGGGTGATGGCCGAGAACGCCGCGGCACAGACCGCCGCCACCAGGCCCCCCGTCCGGCGCAGCTGCCGCTCGCGCGTCCGAGTCATGGTCCGAGTTCCCCTCCTCGACTCGGCGCACGGCTGCCGCGCGCCGCCGCGAGCGGCGAGCGCGGACCGGTACGCCAGAGGCAGCCTCTCGTGACGCGTGAAGCACCACAAGGACGCCTATGGGGGCGGAATCGGCCATATCCGCGGATGGTGCTGTTCAGGCCGATCGGGGGTCGGGTGGCGGAGCCTCAGCGGCGGAGGCACCGACGCCGGTACTGTCGTAGGAGACGTCGTCGAAGCCCTGCGAAATCCAGCGAACGCGCCGAGGTGGAACCCGTGAAGGCGATCCGTCGATTCACCGTCCGACCCGTTCTCCCCGACCCCCTCAGGCCCCTCAGCGATCTGGCCCGTAACCTGCGCTGGTCGTGGCACGCGGAGACCCGTGACCTGTTCCGGTCCGTCGACCCCGAGCGGTGGGCCGCCTCGGGCGGCGACCCCGTCCGGCTGCTCGGCAGCGTGCCGCCGGCGCGGCTGGCGGAGCTGGCCGGGGACGGCCCGTTCCTGCGCCGCCTCGCCGCGGTCGCGGGCGATCTGCACGACTACACGACCGGCGAGCGCTGGTACCAGACCCAGCCCGAGGAACTGCCCGCGGCGATCGCCTACTTCTCACCCGAGTTCGGCATCACGGCCGCCCTGCCCCAGTACTCCGGCGGCCTCGGCATCCTGGCCGGCGACCACCTCAAGGCGGCCAGCGACCTCGGTGTCCCGCTGATCGGCGTCGGCCTGCTCTACCGGCACGGCTACTTCCGTCAGACCCTGTCCCGGGACGGCTGGCAGCAGGAGCACTACCCCGTCCTCGACCCGAACGAGCTGCCCGTCGTCCAGCTCGAGGAGCCCGACGGCACCCCCGCCCAGGTCGCCCTCGCCCTGCCCGGCGGCAAGCAGCTGCACGCCCGGATCTGGCTGGCGCAGGTCGGCCGGGTCCCGCTGCTGATGCTGGACTCCGACGTCGAGGAGAACGACCTGGGCGAGCGCGGCGTGACCGACCGGCTCTACGGCGGCGGCAGCGAGCACCGGCTGCTCCAGGAGATGCTCCTCGGCATAGGAGGTGTCCGGGCGGTACGGACGTACTGCCGGCTGACCGGTCACCCCGCGCCGGAGGTGTTCCACACCAACGAGGGACACGCTGGGTTCCTCGGCCTGGAGCGCATCGCCGAACTGTGCGCCGAAGGACTGGACTTCGGCTCCGCGCTGGAGTCGGTCCGCGCCGGGACCGTGTTCACCACCCACACCCCCGTCCCGGCCGGCATCGACCGCTTCGACCGGGAGCTGGTAGCCCGCCACTTCGGCCCCGACGCCGAGCTGCCCCGCATCGACGTCGACCGCATCCTGCGGCTCGGCATGGAGAGCTACCCCGGCGGGGAGCCCAACCTGTTCAACATGGCCGTGATGGGCCTGCGCTTGGCCCAGCGCGCCAACGGGGTCTCCCTGCTGCACGGCAACGTCAGCCGCGAGATGTTCTCCGGCCTGTGGCCCGGCTTCGACGCCGACGAGGTGCCGATCACCTCCGTGACCAACGGGGTGCACGCCCCCACCTGGGTCGCCCCCGAGGTGTTCCGGCTCGGCGCCCGGCAGATCGGCGCCCAGCGCGCCGAGGACGCGCTGACCGTCGGCGGCTCGGACCGCTGGGACGCGGTGGCCGACATCCCCGACCAGGACATCTTCGAGCTGCGGCGGGTGCTGCGCGAGCAGCTCGTGACCGAGGTGCGGGAGCGTCTGCGGGCCTCCTGGCGACAGCGCGGCGCCCATACGGCCGAGCTGGGCTGGATCGACGGCGTGCTCGACCCGGACGTCCTGACCATCGGCTTCGCCCGGCGCGTCCCGTCGTACAAGCGCCTGACGCTGATGCTGCGCGACCGGGACCGGCTGATGGACCTGCTGCTGCACCCCGAGCGGCCGGTCCAGATCGTCGTGGCGGGCAAGGCGCACCCGGCGGACGACGGCGGGAAGCGGCTGATCCAGGAGCTGGTGCGGTTCGCGGACGACCCGCGGGTGCGGCACCGGATCGTGTTCCTGCCGGACTACGGCATGGCGATGGCGCAGAAGCTGTACCCCGGCTGCGACATCTGGCTGAACAACCCGCTCAGGCCTCTGGAGGCCTGCGGCACCTCCGGCATGAAGGCGGCGCTCAACGGCTGTCTGAATCTGTCCGTCCTCGACGGCTGGTGGGACGAGTGGTTCCAGCCCGACTTCGGCTGGTCCATCCCCACGGCCGACGGTGCCGGGACCGACCCGGACCACCGCGACGACATAGAGGCCACGGCGCTGTACGACCTGCTGGAGCAGCGGGTGACGCCCCGCTTCTACGAGCGCGGGCGCAGCGGGCTGCCCGACCGGTGGATCGAGATGGTCCGGCACACGCTGAGCCTGCTCGGGCCGAAGGTGCTGGCGGGGCGGATGGTCCGCGAGTACGTGGAGCGGCTCTACGCGCCCGCCGCTCTCTCCCACCGGTCCATGGGCCCGGACACGGCACGCGGGCTCGCCGAGTGGAAGGGGCGGGTACGGGCGGCGTGGCCGGGGGTCACGGTCGACCATGTGGAGACGTCCGCGTCCGAAGCTCTGGCCGAGCTCGGTACGACCCTGGGGCTTCGGGTGCGGGTCGGGCTCGGTGACCTCGGGCCGGATGACGTGGATGTGCAGGTCGTCTCGGGGCGTGTGGACGAGGAGGACCGCATCGCCGACGCGGCGGTCGTTCCGTTGAAGCCGGTGGGGTCACCCGACCAGGACGGGCGCTGGGTCTATGAAGGGCCCTTGTCCCTCGATCGCACCGGGCCTTTTGGGTATACGGTGCGGATCCTTCCCGCGCATCGGCTGTTGGCCTCGAGTGCGGAGTTGGGGCTTGTGGCCGGGCCTTCGGAGGATCTGGTGGCGGCTGCGGGGTTGTTGATGCGGTGAGTCGCCGTCTGCGGGTGTGGGGGGAGGCTGGTTGCGCCCCGCGGCGGAGCCGCACATCGATGCAGCCCCGCGCCCCTCAGGTGTCCCCGCCACCCAGCGTCGCGAGGTTCCGTAGGACGGTGCCGCACCTGCGTGCGTACGCGTGCTGGAATCCCCTGGTCGCGGGGCCGCCCGCCTTCGCGTACCACTTGGCCGCACGGCTGAAGGCGTTCACCGTCAGCCAGACGGTGCCGTCTCCCGTGCGGTCGACCACGAAGGACTCCTCGCCGCTCTCCGGGTGGCCGGGCAACGTGCCGTAGGCCCAGCCGGCGCGGCGGGGTTCCTCCACGGTCCACACCACGCGGCAGGGGGCCTTGATCATGCCGGCGAGGGTGACCGTGACGTCGACGCCGGGGGCGGCGCGGTCCGAGGCCGCGTCGATGCCCACGCCCATCGCCCGGTGCATCTCCCAGGTGAGGACCGCTTCCGAGGCCCGGCGGAAGACCTCCTCGCCCTCGCCGAGGCGGGTGCGTACGTTCATCGCGTGGAAGCCCGGCGGGCAGAAGCCCTGGTCGCGGGTGGCGCCGACATCGGCGTAGGTGAAGTTCTTCGGATCCGGATCAGACACGGTCACCAAGACTAGGGCGGTACCCGGACCCGCCTTCGCTCCGGGTACCGCCCGTGGTCGTGCTTCGGTCAGCCGACGTTGACGGCCGACCAGGCGGAGGCGACCGCCTTGTACTCGGTGCTGGACGCGCCGTACAGCGCCGAGGCCGCGTTCAGGGTCGCCGTGCGGGCCTGCGCGTACTTGGTCGTCGACGTCATGTACGTCGTCAGCGCCTTGTACCAGATCTGCAACGCCTTGGTCCGGCCGATGCCGGCGACCGTGGAGCCGTTGGACGTGGGCGAGTTGTAGGTCACGCCGTTGATCGTCTTCGAGCCGCTGCCCTCGGACAGCAGGTAGAAGAAGTGGTTGGCCGGACCGGAGGAGTAGTGGACGTCCACCCCGCCGAGGCTGGAGGACCAGCTGTCCTTGGACGCGCCGTCCTTGCTGGGCTTGTCCATGTAGCGCAGCGGCGTGCCGTCGCCGTTGATGTCGATCTCCTCGCCGATGAGGTAGTCACCGGCGTCGGAGGAGTTGTTGGCGAAGAACTCCGCGCCCGCGCCGAAGATGTCGCTGGTGGCCTCGTTCAGGCCGCCGGACTCCCCGCTGTAGTTGAGCCCGGCCGTGGCCGAGGTCAGGCCGTGGCTCATCTCGTGGGCGGCCACATCGAGCGAGGTCAGCGGGTTGGTGTTGCCCGAGCCGTCGCCGTAGGTCATGCAGAAGCAGCTGTCGGACCAGAAGGCGTTGACGTAGTTGTTGCCGTAGTGGACGCGCGAGTAGGCGGCCTTGCCGTCGTTGCGGATGCCGCTGCGGCCGAAGGTGCTCTTGTAGAAGTCCCAGGTCACCTGGGCGCCGTAGTGCGCGTCGGCGGCGGCGGTCTCCAGGTTGGAGGGGTTGCCGGTGCCCCAGACGTCGTCGGAACCGGAGAAGAGGGTGCCGGTGCCGGAGGTGCCGCGGTTGAGGTTGTACGTCTTGTGGCCGCCGCGCGTGCCGTCCGTCAGGTTGTAGGACGACCCGGACTTGGTGGTGGTCAGGGTGACCTTGCCGCTGTACGTGGTGTTGCCGGTGCCGGTCTCGATGCCCTGGTACTCGTACAGCTTCTCGCCGGTCGCGGCGTCCGTGATGACGTGCAGCTCGTTCGGCGTGCCGTCCTCCTGGAGGCCGCCGACGACGGTCTCGTAGGCGAGGGTGGGCTTGCCGTCGGCCGCCCAGATCACCTTGCGGGGCGCGGAGTCCGCCTCGGTCTTGGCCGAGCCGGCCCCCTTGGCGAGGGCCACGGCCTGCTTCTCCGCCTTGGCGGCGGTGACCTGGGGCTTGAGCGAGGCGACCTTCAGGGCCGCCTTGGTGGCTCTGGTGACGCCCTTGTCCGCGCCGGACTTCGACTCGTGCACCACGAGGTCGCCGCCGAGGACCGGCAGGCCCGCGTAGGTGCGTTCGTAGCGCGTGTGGACCGAGCCGTCGGCGTCCTTCACGACGTCCTTGACGACCAGCTTCTCCTGGGCGCCGAGGCCTATCTCGTCCGCGGTCCGCGTGGCGTCCGCCTGCTGCTCCTGGATGAGCGCGGTGCGGGCGGGCGCGGAGAGCAGGACGGGGGCGGCGGCGAGGGCCGGCTTGCTCGCGGAGTCCGCGGCCACGCTGCTGCCGGAGGTCAGGCCGGTGGTGAGCAGGGCGCCGGCGGCGACGGCGGTGGCGATGGCCAGCGTGGCGCGCTTTGACGCGCGTAGAAAGAGGTGGACACACAAGCTCCTCGGTGTGGGGGAAGTGCTGTGGTGCTGTGCGGCGTGGGGGAAGAGTGGCACTTGGGGCGCGTACATGTCAGGAGTGGCCGTGATGTTGGCCGGAAATCGCCGACGAGGTGTACCGGCCGGACACGTGGAACGGACGCCGCCCCGGGGGATTCGAACCCACCGGGGCGGCGCCCTGACTTGAGGGCCTACTGGCTACGGGCCTGGCGGCCTACGGGTCGACAGGCCTACGGGAAGGTCAGCTTCCAGCTGTTGATGTAGCCGGTGTCGCGGGCCGCGTTGTCCTGGACCCGCAGCTTCCAGGCGCCGTTGGCCACCTCGGAGGACGCGTTCACCGTGTAGGTGGTGTCGAGGTTGTCCGCGCTTCCGCCGGTGCCGTACCCCTTCAGCGTGTACGCCGTGCCGTCGGGGGCGACCAGCTCCACCTTGAGGTCACCGATGTAGGTGTGGACGATGTT
This is a stretch of genomic DNA from Streptomyces hawaiiensis. It encodes these proteins:
- a CDS encoding alpha-1,4-glucan--maltose-1-phosphate maltosyltransferase, whose translation is MPAKHHSPAPPNRRTTGARAPGGEARPARPAEAGPPAPPPPPVIATTAVGRIPVLDVRPVVQHGRRPAKAVTGETFDISATVFREGHDAVAANVVLKDPEGRPGPWTPLRELAPGTDRWGATVTAGEPGLWTFTVEAWGDPVGTWRHHAEIKIPAGMDTDVVLEEGARLYERAAAGVPEEEGLRDVILTAVDALRDEGRPAAARLAAALTPEVDEVLDRHPLRDLVTSSEPLPLLVERERALYGSWYEFFPRSEGTAQQPHGTFRTAARRLPAIAAMGFDVVYLPPIHPIGTTFRKGKNNTLSPGPDDVGVPWAIGSPEGGHDAVHPDLGTLEDFAWFVQRARQLGMEVALDFALQCSPDHPWVHKHPEWFHHRPDGTIAYAENPPKKYQDIYPIAFDTDMDGLIAETVRVLRHWMDVGVRIFRVDNPHTKPVVFWERVIGEVNRTDPDVIFLAEAFTRPAMMHTLAQIGFQQSYTYFTWRNTKQELTEYLTELSGEAASYMRPNFFANTPDILHAYLQHGGRPAFEVRAVLAATLSPTWGIYSGYELCENTPLKEGGEEYLDSEKYQLRHRDWTTAEREGRTLTPLLTRLNTIRRQNPALQQLRDIHFHNADQEAVIAYSKRKGSNTVLVVANLDPHHTQEATVSLDMPQLGLDWHESVPVRDELTGETYHWGRANYVRLEPGHRPAHVFSVLRPSTPEIGGSPTT
- a CDS encoding S8 family peptidase, giving the protein MTRTRERQLRRTGGLVAAVCAAAFSAITLPAHAVPEGRILGAGSPGSVHGSYLVTLKEGTEARSAAGQGLAGAYGVEISHTYGTVLNGYAVRADERRAGRLAADPRVASVVQDTRVRLDGTQENPPSWGLDRVDQPKPPLDRSYTWPRSAGAGVTVYVIDTGVRTTHEDFGGRAGHGWDFVGDDRVAADANGHGTHVAGTAAGTSHGVAKKARIVSVRVLDAAGGGTTARVIAGIDWVTRHAKKPAVANLSLGGPRNDRLDAAVRASIASGVTYTVAAGNDGRPAGLYSPGSVKQAVTVGATDRKDAKPAFSNHGPALDLFAPGVGITSASAASDTARAIYSGTSMAAPHAAGAAALYLDDHPKSTPAQVGRALTAGAATGKVSGRGTGSPDKLLRVPRG
- the treS gene encoding maltose alpha-D-glucosyltransferase, translated to MIVNEPVPDTFEDTPARDRDPDWFKRAVFYEVLVRSFQDSNGDGVGDLKGLTSKLDYLQWLGVDCLWLPPFFKSPLRDGGYDVSDYTAVLPEFGDLADFVEFVDAAHQRGMRVIIDFVMNHTSDQHPWFQESRKDPDGPYGDYYVWADDDKQFQDARIIFVDTEASNWTYDPVRKQYYWHRFFSHQPDLNYENPAVQEEMISALKFWLDLGIDGFRLDAVPYLYQQEGTNCENLPETHDFLKRVRKEIDAQYPDTVVLAEANQWPEDVVDYFGDYAAGGDECHMAFHFPVMPRIFMAVRRESRYPVSEILAKTPAIPSGCQWGIFLRNHDELTLEMVTDEERDYMWAEYAKDPRMRANIGIRRRLAPLLDNDRNQIELFTALLLSLPGSPILYYGDEIGMGDNIWLGDRDAVRTPMQWTPDRNAGFSSCDPGRLFLPTIMDPVYGYQVTSVEASMASPSSLLHWTRRMIEIRKQNPAFGLGSYTELPSTNPAVLAFLREYEDDLVLCVNNFSRFAQPTELDLSAFEGRHPVELFGGVRFPAIGELPYLLTLGGHGFYWFRLRRETM
- a CDS encoding DUF1990 family protein, which encodes MTVSDPDPKNFTYADVGATRDQGFCPPGFHAMNVRTRLGEGEEVFRRASEAVLTWEMHRAMGVGIDAASDRAAPGVDVTVTLAGMIKAPCRVVWTVEEPRRAGWAYGTLPGHPESGEESFVVDRTGDGTVWLTVNAFSRAAKWYAKAGGPATRGFQHAYARRCGTVLRNLATLGGGDT
- a CDS encoding M4 family metallopeptidase produces the protein MYAPQVPLFPHAAQHHSTSPTPRSLCVHLFLRASKRATLAIATAVAAGALLTTGLTSGSSVAADSASKPALAAAPVLLSAPARTALIQEQQADATRTADEIGLGAQEKLVVKDVVKDADGSVHTRYERTYAGLPVLGGDLVVHESKSGADKGVTRATKAALKVASLKPQVTAAKAEKQAVALAKGAGSAKTEADSAPRKVIWAADGKPTLAYETVVGGLQEDGTPNELHVITDAATGEKLYEYQGIETGTGNTTYSGKVTLTTTKSGSSYNLTDGTRGGHKTYNLNRGTSGTGTLFSGSDDVWGTGNPSNLETAAADAHYGAQVTWDFYKSTFGRSGIRNDGKAAYSRVHYGNNYVNAFWSDSCFCMTYGDGSGNTNPLTSLDVAAHEMSHGLTSATAGLNYSGESGGLNEATSDIFGAGAEFFANNSSDAGDYLIGEEIDINGDGTPLRYMDKPSKDGASKDSWSSSLGGVDVHYSSGPANHFFYLLSEGSGSKTINGVTYNSPTSNGSTVAGIGRTKALQIWYKALTTYMTSTTKYAQARTATLNAASALYGASSTEYKAVASAWSAVNVG
- a CDS encoding glycosyltransferase family 1 protein, whose protein sequence is MKAIRRFTVRPVLPDPLRPLSDLARNLRWSWHAETRDLFRSVDPERWAASGGDPVRLLGSVPPARLAELAGDGPFLRRLAAVAGDLHDYTTGERWYQTQPEELPAAIAYFSPEFGITAALPQYSGGLGILAGDHLKAASDLGVPLIGVGLLYRHGYFRQTLSRDGWQQEHYPVLDPNELPVVQLEEPDGTPAQVALALPGGKQLHARIWLAQVGRVPLLMLDSDVEENDLGERGVTDRLYGGGSEHRLLQEMLLGIGGVRAVRTYCRLTGHPAPEVFHTNEGHAGFLGLERIAELCAEGLDFGSALESVRAGTVFTTHTPVPAGIDRFDRELVARHFGPDAELPRIDVDRILRLGMESYPGGEPNLFNMAVMGLRLAQRANGVSLLHGNVSREMFSGLWPGFDADEVPITSVTNGVHAPTWVAPEVFRLGARQIGAQRAEDALTVGGSDRWDAVADIPDQDIFELRRVLREQLVTEVRERLRASWRQRGAHTAELGWIDGVLDPDVLTIGFARRVPSYKRLTLMLRDRDRLMDLLLHPERPVQIVVAGKAHPADDGGKRLIQELVRFADDPRVRHRIVFLPDYGMAMAQKLYPGCDIWLNNPLRPLEACGTSGMKAALNGCLNLSVLDGWWDEWFQPDFGWSIPTADGAGTDPDHRDDIEATALYDLLEQRVTPRFYERGRSGLPDRWIEMVRHTLSLLGPKVLAGRMVREYVERLYAPAALSHRSMGPDTARGLAEWKGRVRAAWPGVTVDHVETSASEALAELGTTLGLRVRVGLGDLGPDDVDVQVVSGRVDEEDRIADAAVVPLKPVGSPDQDGRWVYEGPLSLDRTGPFGYTVRILPAHRLLASSAELGLVAGPSEDLVAAAGLLMR